A stretch of DNA from Planococcus antarcticus DSM 14505:
GCCTGCCGATGTGAAAAAGCAAGGTGCCTCTTACGACGCGGCGATGCTTTTGGCGGTGTTGCAAGCAATGAATAAGCACCCTATCGACATCCCAGATCATACTTGTTTTATTGCCGCGCTAACGTTAAACGGTGAACTGACGACGTTTCACAGTATGATTCCAACCATTCACCAAGCCATTTTACTCGGTTTTAAACGCATTTACATTCCACCGATTGAAATTTCTCTTTTTGCGCAAGCTGCGGATGTTGAATTGATTCGTATGCCGGACATGCCCTTTTTGCTTTCCCACTTAAATGGAAAAAATCCCCTTTTTGATGAGACCTCACTCTTTTAACACCCGAAACGTTCTACGAAGACAATGAAAAAGTTCCTCATGTTTGTTTTTCGGCCATTCGTGGTCACGACGAAGCGAAACGTGCGCTGTTGCTTGCGGCGGCTGGTGGTCATCATGTGTTGATGAGCGGTCCCCCGGGATGTGGGAAAAGTTTGCTAGCGAATGCGTTTCATACGATTTTGCCCGACTTGGCACATGACGAGATTTTAGAAGTGTATAGCATTTATCAACTGGCCAAACAAGCGCGTTCACTGTCGGAGCGTCC
This window harbors:
- a CDS encoding magnesium chelatase domain-containing protein, translated to MAGQVIRVEATVREDKEQCVIIGLPDVSIKESRERILNCLHALKKDIDMKKITIHLSPADVKKQGASYDAAMLLAVLQAMNKHPIDIPDHTCFIAALTLNGELTTFHSMIPTIHQAILLGFKRIYIPPIEISLFAQAADVELIRMPDMPFLLSHLNGKNPLFDETSLF